From Dasypus novemcinctus isolate mDasNov1 chromosome 8, mDasNov1.1.hap2, whole genome shotgun sequence, the proteins below share one genomic window:
- the NINJ1 gene encoding ninjurin-1 yields MESGPDDFELNGELHPGSPGFPDASLPPRGWRSRTINVNHYANKKSAAESMLDIALLMANASQLKAVIDQSPSFTFFVPLIVLISISLVLQIGVGVLLIFLVKYDLNNPAKHAKLDFLNNLATGLVFIIVVVNIFITAFGVQKPVVHLAPQL; encoded by the exons ATGGAGTCGGGCCCCGACGACTTCGAGCTCAACGGCGAGCTGCACCCGGGCTCCCCCGGCTTCCCGGACGCCTCG CTGCCGCCCAGGGGCTGGAGGAGCCGCACCATCAACGTGAACCACTACGCCAACAAGAAGAGCGCGGCCGAGAGCATGCTGGACATCGCGCTGCTGATGGCCAACGCCTCCCAGCTCAAGGCCGTCATCGATCAGAGCCCCTCCTTCACCTTCTTCGTGCCCCTCATCGTCCTCATCTCCATCTCCCTCGTGCTGCAGATCGGCGTGGGCGTGCTGCTCATCTTCCTGG TCAAGTACGACCTGAATAACCCTGCGAAGCACGCCAAGCTGGACTTCCTCAACAACCTCGCCACGGGCCTGGTGTTCATCATCGTCGTTGTGAACATCTTCATCACGGCCTTCGGCGTCCAGAAGCCCGTGGTCCACCTGGCGCCGCAGCTGTAG